The DNA sequence ATACCGCTTTTTTCGATGATTTCACGGCGAATAGTTTCTGCTCTGTCCCCTTCCATTTCTACATATAAGTATATGTTTTTAGCTTTTTCTTCAACCTTTTTATATGCAATAAATGTATCGATATAATTCAAAGCTTTTTCGGAATCGGGACAAACAATATTATAACGGGTTGATGTATTTAAATACCAGCTTTTCAGCAAACGCACAGTAAAATCCTTACGCATAACTGCATAGCCGTCTTCAATAAGCTCTTTTACAGAGGCCTTGCCCACACTATCGTCAAGCAACAATACCGCATTACAATTTTTGACATAATGAAGTGCCTTGGAGCTATTGCCGACAACAATATCACAAGTGTCTTTTTTCAAAGCCTTTGCAAGACGAAAAGCACTGACAATAGAATTGCTGAAAGCCTCTACTGTTGCGGTAATGGTAGTTAGCATTGCAACAATAACGCCTATCATAAAAGTAAAGGGAAAGAGTACAAATTCCTTCGCAAAGCTTGTTACCATTTCCACTTTAGCTTCACCGACAAATAGTTTGATTGACGGTCCTATACAACCAATAAAGCCTAAAATATAATTGGACTCTTCTCCAAGCTCTATTACTTTATACAGAAACGGAACAAAGTATAACGACATATTGAGTGCAAAAACAACGCCGACAAATACCGCAGTTTCATTTAACCTTCTTTTTTGAAACCTGCCAACGATAAAACGCAGCAGCATCAATACCTCGATAATTAAAATTAAGATAATAATTATGTTCCACATACGAACATCTCCTTTTCAATGTTGCCTATTATATCACAATTTAATCAGCATTACAAGAAATTAAATGAATAACAAATATCTTTTTGAGATATACTAAACAAAAATATTCAGGAGATGTTTGATATGATAGAAAAAGACACTATAAAATTGCTTCGTGAGTGTGATGCGGGAATTAAAATGGGCGTAAAATCTATTGACGATGTTGTAGACTATGTACAACAAAAAGAATTTCGTGAAAAGCTTATTGATTGCAAAAAAGAGCACGAAAAATTAGACCGTGAATTACAGGCGGCATTAGAAAGATTTCACGATGAGGGAAAAGAGCCAAATCCCATAGCTAAGGGTATGTCTAAAATGAAAACGGAAATGAAAATTGCTATGGAAACGTCTGATAATGTTATTGCCGATTTAATGACTGACGGCTGTAATATGGGGGTAAAGTCGCTCAATAAATATCTTAACCAATACAAAGCCGCAGACGAGGCGTCCAAAGATATTACAAAGCGTCTTATAAATTTAGAAGAACAGCTTGCCATCGATATAAGACAATATTTGTAAAAAAGCATCCGAGATTCACGATAAAATGTGAACCTCGGATTTTTTGGCAATTTTTATTTGTTCAATATCTCTATTACTGTTTCTAATTCCTGCTGTTTTATGATATCCGGCCAAAGATTTTTTTCAACACAGTCTGTAAAATATTTTATTTCGTCATCATATGCAGTACAAGGCTTTATGTTTATGCCTGTTTCACCCTGCTCTTGCTGTTGGCTGTTAAGGATTTTTTTGCTTATGTTTTAAATATATGTATACAGGGATTGCAGACCAACCGTGGCAAAGACTTCCCGCATTATCAAAATCAGCTGCGCCCTTCTGAGTTTCCCAGAAGCTTGTTGCTCCCTTCTTTATCATATCGCCCCATATTTTATTTATTTGCTCAAAAACGTATCTCTTGTTTTCTTGATTATAAAGCAACGCATCGTATTTGAATATGGTATGGCTCAATGTACACTTAGGCATAAAGCTATCCTTCATAACCTTTTGTGCAAGCGATTTTTTATTGCTTACAATATCACAGCACAGCGCCAAAACCTGAATAAGCTCAGGCGTTTCCTCTTTTTCGAGGCTGAATATATAGCCGCCCTTTTCCTTTTTATAAAAGGTACTGTTTATTGCCCTTGCAAGATTTTTCTTCTCTTTCTCATAAAAGCTGTTGTCCTCACCTAAAAGCTTTAAAAGCTCAACAAAATTTTTAAGGGAGAACAAATAGAATAAGTTAAGACCGCTGTCAAGCCTATAGCTGAATTTTTCTCCGTCTAAGCCTTCGTTCCATTCATAGAAATTCCAATACTGTTTTCCTACGGGATTAAGGAAAAGACCGTTTTCCTTTTTAAAGTTTGCAAAAACCTTTTTGGCAACAGGAAGCATTTTTTTGACAAAGGCTGTGTCCCCGCTGTATATGTAATATTCATAAAGAGCTGTTATCCACATAAGAGAGAATACGGGAATTGTTATAGGCACCTCTGCCGGTGCGCAAAGCTCCATAAGACCGTCATCTCTTTGTGAAAGAGCCAAAAGCCTTAATGACTCTTTTGCAAAGGTATATTCACCGAAGGCATAATATCCGCAAAGCATCTGATTTCTTGCGTCCATAGCATACAGCGCCTGCTCACGCCAAGGACAGTCCTCATAATGCTCGTGCATACACAGTCTTAAAGTATCTATTGATATATTATAAATTTCTTCCTGTAATTTATCCTCGCTTTTAAAGCTTACAATGCTTTTAAGAGGGTACTCTGCTTTATTAACTCCGCAATAATTAACCTTTGAATTATGGGAATAAATATGAAGCTGAATATATCTTCCTGCTACTCTTGTAAAGGGATAAACAAACTTATTTACACCCTTTTTACCATGCAGCAAAAATGCAAAATTACGGTTTCCCACAAAGCTACGCACCCTCAAATCTTCAAGATGCTCTCCGTAGCCTGCTATTATATCGCAGTTTTTATCAAGCTCTATTTCCAAATTTAGATAGCCCGCTGTTTCTCTTTTTATATCAAAGATATAACAGCTTCCGTCCCCTATATTTTCTACCGTACTTAAAAATGCTCTGTGCATTTTCATAGCGGGACTTTCACCCTGTGTATCCGCAAAAGAGCCTTTAAAAACACATTCAGTAGGTACTTTTTCAGTAATTTCAAGCTTTTTGACAGGCCTTTTAAAATATTTTTTATTGTCCTGCAAAACAATCGGTTTTTTATAAAGCTTGTCTTCATTTTCAAGAAAATCTATTTTGCAGTCAAATTCAAAGGTAAAGGCAAGCTGTAGGGTTATTTTTTCGATTTCGCCGCTTTTGTAGCCTGTATTATCCGAATAAAGTGTATTTTCCGAGCTTACGCACACAGGCTCTTTGCCCTGCAGAATTTCAAAAATCAAAGAGGGCTCTGCCACTCTGTAGGTGCTTGTGCTTTCCCCTTGATAATAGGCTAAAATATCAACGGTGTTTTCTTTTTTCAAAATATCGACAGGAATTTTACAGCTGTCATAAACCTTATAAAAGCTGTAATCCTGATATTGCCCAAAGCTTACGGGAATTTTATTTATATAGATAATATAATTGCTGTGCGCTCTTATGTTTAAGCTAAGCTCTGTAATTTCTTCAAGACAAAAGCTTTGCCTGAAGCAGACATATTGATTGACGCACTTTTTTTGACTCCAAACAGGAACTGATTTTTCAAATACTTTCATTTTTTCTTCCTTTGTTTGACATTTTTATTATCATTATAATTTTACTTTACAGGCAATTATTTATCAACCTATATTCTAATAAATTCAACCTATATGCTTTTTAATTTACCTCTTTATAAAGATATACTATTCCGTAGCTTGCATTTTTTCTCAATCCGCCGTAGCTGTAATCGGTGCATTTTTCCAAAACCTTTATTCCGTTTGAATTGCAAAGCGCCTCAATTTCTTCAATAGAAAGCTCTGACATAAGCAAGGGAATATCGTTGTCGCATAAAAAGGCTATATCCTTATGTCCTATAAGCTTTTTACCCGTTTCATAGTCTATTTTAATTACGTATTTAAAGGTATCATTATCGTCTATTCGATAAATATTTTTAATGGAAAAAGGAAGCAGTGAAAATTGCTCGTTAGAGCTTGCGCTGTTATCACTGTCACCTACAATGGCAGTGCTTTGATTACTGCTTGTATCTTCCGCTTTTTTCTCTGTTTCCTCATCGGTAACATAGTAGCTGTTTGAATTACTGCTTGAAGCTTGCGGAGCTTCATCTTTCATCTCTGAATCCATATTGTTTTTAATTCCGCCGAATTTAAAGAAATCGTTTGAACCGATAAAGCAAATCACAAAAATTGCAGCAACGGTGCCGACTCCTGCAAATATTCTTTTCAAAACAGTTTTTTTACGCATTTTTTCTTTTCTTATTTCTCTCATAACATTCCTTGAAAAATCTTCATTTAAATCCTGTCCTATTGATGAGGAGGCTTCAAAAATACTCTTTACAAGCTCATATTCAGCTCTGCATTCTTCACAGGCTTGCATATGCTCTTCAAAGGCTTGTCTGTCTATGTTTTCGCCGTCTATATACGGCATTATTAGCTCTTTAAAGCTTTTACAATCCATTACTCCTCATCTCCCTTCGATATATTAGACGGTTGCACTTTATTTTTGTTCCCGTCTTTTTTGATTATTTCAATAACCTTATTTCTTGCCCTATGTATTCTTGTTTTAACCGTTTCTTCGCCAATTCCCGTAATTTTTGAAATTTCTTTATAAGAATAGCCGTTTATGTTTCTTAAAATAAAACATTCTCTTTGCTCTTTTGAAAGACTTTCCAGAGCGTTTATAACCTCTGACATCATTTCTTTTTTCTCGTAATCCTTTTCCACATCAACGCTGTCTTTGATATCTGTAATTTTTCCGTCCTCATTATAAAGAGAGGAGGTCTGATTTGATAAGCGTTTCTTTAAAAAATCAGCCGTAGCGGTGAAAATAATTTTATATAAAAAAGTGTCAAAGGAACATTCTTCTCTAAAGCTTTTTATGCTTTTATAAAGCTTCATAAAAATATTTTGGGATAAATCAAGAGCATCGTCGGAGTTCTTTGTTTTGGCAAGAGCGTATCCGTAAACCTTTTTTTGATACTCTTTAACTATGCACTCAAAGCTGTATTCGTCCCCAAGCTTTGCTTTTTGAATAATTTTTCTGTCAACAGGCATTTTCTCAGTCCTTTCCGATACTTTGAAGTATATCCTCTATCTCCTTTGCATTCTGAGTTTCAAAAATTTTGCATTTGACAATGTGGGAGTTTTTAATTCCTTTTAAATATGCCGCTATATGAGGTCTTATTTCTTTTACTGCAATATTTTCACCTTTAAATTCACAAAGTAATTTAAAATGTCTTAGTGCCATATCAAGCTTATCCTGAACAGTAGGCTCAAAGCCGTCCTTAACTGTTTTAAAAACAAATGGGTTTCCTATTGCGGCTCTTCCTATCATCAAGCCTGCACAGCCTGTTCTTCTCATTTTTTCAGCACTTTCGACATCACAGATATTTCCGTTGCCGAATACGGAAATTTTTACTGCTTCTACAACTTTTGAAATTGTTTCATAATCAATGGGCGCAGAGTACATTCCCTCTCTTGTTCTTCCGTGTACCGATATAAACGAAGCACCGTTTTGCTCACAGATACGGGCAAGCTCTATACAGTTTTTGTTTTTCTCATCCCAGCCAAGACGCATTTTTACGCTTATGGGTATTTTAACTTCCTTTACAGCCGCTTCAACCAATTTTCCTGCAAGCAAAGGATTTTTCATAAGAGCGCTGCCGTCCCCGTTATTTACGATTTTAGGCATAGGACAGCCCATATTTATATCAATCATATCAACGCCAAGCTGTTCGCAAAATGCCGCCGCATACGCCATTATATGAGGCTCATTACAAAAAAGCTGAACAGAAAACGGACGCTCATATTCACAAAATTCCATAAGCAGTTTTGTTTTTTTATCGTTATAGTAAATGCCTCTTGCACTTACCATTTCAGATACAAGAAGTCCCGCACCGTTTTCCTTACAGAGTATGCGCATAGCTTTATCTGTAAAGCCTGCCATAGGTGCAAGAGCATATTCATTTTTCAAATTAATATTTTTTATTTTCATATCAAACACCTTAAGCTCAGTATAGCACATACAATGTCTTTTTTCAATGTGAATTATCGGTATTTTTCTGCGCAAAATATTTTTATCCTATTTTGAGAAAGGATAAAAATAT is a window from the Oscillospiraceae bacterium genome containing:
- the dusB gene encoding tRNA dihydrouridine synthase DusB, yielding MKIKNINLKNEYALAPMAGFTDKAMRILCKENGAGLLVSEMVSARGIYYNDKKTKLLMEFCEYERPFSVQLFCNEPHIMAYAAAFCEQLGVDMIDINMGCPMPKIVNNGDGSALMKNPLLAGKLVEAAVKEVKIPISVKMRLGWDEKNKNCIELARICEQNGASFISVHGRTREGMYSAPIDYETISKVVEAVKISVFGNGNICDVESAEKMRRTGCAGLMIGRAAIGNPFVFKTVKDGFEPTVQDKLDMALRHFKLLCEFKGENIAVKEIRPHIAAYLKGIKNSHIVKCKIFETQNAKEIEDILQSIGKD
- a CDS encoding RNA polymerase sigma factor; translated protein: MPVDRKIIQKAKLGDEYSFECIVKEYQKKVYGYALAKTKNSDDALDLSQNIFMKLYKSIKSFREECSFDTFLYKIIFTATADFLKKRLSNQTSSLYNEDGKITDIKDSVDVEKDYEKKEMMSEVINALESLSKEQRECFILRNINGYSYKEISKITGIGEETVKTRIHRARNKVIEIIKKDGNKNKVQPSNISKGDEE